The Methanolacinia paynteri genomic sequence CTGCTGTGGATATACTCGGCGGCAGGTGCGTGCAGCTCGTCCAAGGGAAGAGGGAGTGCCGGACAGAGTACGGGGCACCGCTCGACTGTGCGATCCGCTGGATAGACGAGGGTGCGTACTGCCTCCACATAATCAATCTTGACGGGGCGTTCGGGAGTGCCGGAAGCAACGCGGAGCTGATCCGGGAGCTTGTGCGTGAGACCGGTGTATACGTTCAGCTCGGAGGAGGCATCAGGAGCGTCGAGGACGCCTCCGGGTGGCTTGAAACCGGTGTAGATAGGGTGATCCTCGGTACACTCGCGACAGAGCATCCTGAGGCCGTTACTGAGGTCTCCGATCTCTTCGGGAAGGAGAGGGTCGTTGCAGGCGTCGATGCACGCGGTGGTCAGGTCGTCGTGAAGGGCTGGGAAAATCCGGCCGGAGATTATATCAAGTGGGCGAAGAGGTTCGAGGAAGCGGGAGCGGGAGCCCTTCTCTTCACCAACGTCGATGTCGAGGGACTCCAGAAGGGAATCGATCCTGCTCCTGTCGAAAGACTCGTGAAGGCTACCTCCCTTCCCGTTGTAGTCGCCGGCGGCATCTCCTCGCCGGAAGACGTAGTAAAGATAAAGAAGATTGGAGCAGATGGAATAGTACTGGGTTCTGCACTTTACAGCGGCAGGATCAGCCTCGGGGCGGCCCTGGAGGTTTCCAAATGAGATGCTTTGAAAGATCGAGGAAGACGAAAGAGACGGATATTTTTGTATGGATTGATCTTGACGGAAAAGGGATAGTTAAGGCGGAGACCGGAATCCCGTTCCTCGATCACATGTTCGACGCGTTCGGAAGGCACGGGATGTTCGATCTGACGATAAGGGCGAAGGGAGACCTCGATGTCGACTGCCACCACACCATCGAGGATATCGGGATCGTCTTAGGCCAGGCAATCGCCGGTGCGATCGGCGACGGGAAAGGGATCACGAGGTTCTCTCACACGGCTGTTCCGATGGACGAATCGATCGCGTACGTGACCCTCGACTGCGGCGGACGGGCGTACCTTGTGATGAACGGCTCGCTCGGCGAGTATCCGGTGTCTGGAATTCCGGGAGACCTGCTGGAGCATTTCTTCTACAGTCTCTGCTCGAATGCGGATCTCACCGCCCACATAACATTCGAGGGCAAAAATGCGCATCACAAGTGCGAGGCAGTCTTCAAGGCCTTCGGTGTCGCCCTTAAAGCGGCTACGAGAGTGGACCCGGAGAAAGGAATACCGAGTACAAAAGGACAACTCTGATCTTTTTTTTATTAATCTTTTTTAACAGCCGTTGATTTGTCGTACATCATCAGCATATTTTGGCAACCCCTCGCCGCGAGCCGCTTTGCCGGCCCGCGGATCGGCCCCGACCTCGGGGCCTCCCTGTGGCGATAAACCGTTCAGGGGACAGGCGAGTGCCCCCTGAACGGAAATATGTGACAAGGTTATGAAAAAATACTGAGCAAATTTCTCCGTAAGAATTCTATGTCTTACTCAAGGGTCGATAGACGTGAAAAGTCCGGATATGAAAACAAAATACTAAAATAGCTGATTAATTCAAAAGAAAAAAGATTCAGGCGTTGACTGCCATGTCAACATCTTCTTTCTTGATCGTCTTGCGGCCTGCATGCTGGGCGTACTTTGATGCCTCTTTTGTGAGGTTTGCAATGTATGCCTCTGCTGCGTCAACGATTGCCTGTGCGGCATCGCTGCCTACTCTCTCTGCTCCATTCTTCTTTGCAATTCTTACAACTGCTGCAATTGGTAGATCATTCGCCATTTCA encodes the following:
- the hisB gene encoding imidazoleglycerol-phosphate dehydratase HisB; this translates as MRCFERSRKTKETDIFVWIDLDGKGIVKAETGIPFLDHMFDAFGRHGMFDLTIRAKGDLDVDCHHTIEDIGIVLGQAIAGAIGDGKGITRFSHTAVPMDESIAYVTLDCGGRAYLVMNGSLGEYPVSGIPGDLLEHFFYSLCSNADLTAHITFEGKNAHHKCEAVFKAFGVALKAATRVDPEKGIPSTKGQL
- the hisA gene encoding 1-(5-phosphoribosyl)-5-[(5-phosphoribosylamino)methylideneamino]imidazole-4-carboxamide isomerase; the encoded protein is MKVFPAVDILGGRCVQLVQGKRECRTEYGAPLDCAIRWIDEGAYCLHIINLDGAFGSAGSNAELIRELVRETGVYVQLGGGIRSVEDASGWLETGVDRVILGTLATEHPEAVTEVSDLFGKERVVAGVDARGGQVVVKGWENPAGDYIKWAKRFEEAGAGALLFTNVDVEGLQKGIDPAPVERLVKATSLPVVVAGGISSPEDVVKIKKIGADGIVLGSALYSGRISLGAALEVSK
- a CDS encoding histone family protein, translated to MANDLPIAAVVRIAKKNGAERVGSDAAQAIVDAAEAYIANLTKEASKYAQHAGRKTIKKEDVDMAVNA